In the genome of Zobellia nedashkovskayae, the window ATAATGAGCGTACCATCATCTTCTAACCGATTCAGGATATTTATAATTTGCTTATCTAAATTTGGCAAGTGCTCCAGAACATGCCAAAGCGTAATAACCTGAAATTTGGAGTTGGGCAATTCCTCTATATTAGAAAGCAACTCCATTTTTTTTTGAAGTGAGCGAGCCCTTGCATCTTCACTTGGCTCTATTCCTTGAACTGACCATTCTCTGTTTTTGGCTTCCAACAAAAAGTCTCCAGTTCCAGCACCAAAATCCAACAAGGTTTTATTCTTGTTTGCATACTTATTTATCAAAGCCACTTTCTGAGCCAAACTAAATTTCTTGACCGCTTGATACATTTTATCAAGAAGAGATTTAGAAGCGTCTGTATGTGAAATATAGGCATCACTTTCGTAATACTTATGAAGATTTTTTGGTTGGGGTTTGGTCACCAACATTTCTAGTTCTTCATCTAAAAGTAATTCAAAGTTTTCACCAGAAATTGAGAAGTCCTTAATTTTTAAAAACGGTTTCATTATAGTTGTGCGTGGTAAGATATTCCTTTTTGAGAGTCCGAAGATAATTTAAAACTGGCTCTCTAGAAAACGAATCTTGATGAAGGCAATCTTTTTCTTTATCACTGTACACTTCAATAGCAATATACCAATTATCGGTTCGCGACATATCTTCACTATCAACATTATTATCATCTCCTTCATTATCTAATGCAGCATTCAAAGTTGCTCTAAAAATTGCAGGTGCTAAATTTAAAACCTTAGATAGAATGTCAATCTCATAAAAAGCAAAAATGTAGTTTTCACCTTCAATAAGAAACGGGATATCATCGTAGACATTTTCATCATTCAACATAAACTTTGTGTTCACATAATTGTAAAAATGTCCCGCATCTTTCGGGGCCTCAAATATGAACATGGTCCGTTTAGAAAGACTTCTTTTAAATTTCTTTCCCTTGGTTAATTTATTGTCTTTTATCGTCGGTGCAATTCTGGCGGGAATACAAGAATGAACTATTAAGGCGAAGCACAAACAAGAAGAGTAGGTTTCATTTCCGAGTCCGTTTTTGTTTAAAATTATACTGCAATAAAAACTGAGCCTAAAGCAATTTTAAGACATTGCATTCGTTCTATATTAAGGGAAAAGAAAAAGGATTTCTTGTTAATCCTGACAATAGGACAAAACGAGAAACCCTTTTATTTTAAATACTTCTTAACCGCAACATACAAATCTCCAGCACGCCTCTTATTGGCCATGGAGCATATATCGCTATTATAGCACCGTGTTATTTTTATTAAGAAAATAGCATGGAAGATACACATGTTCCACGTGGAACGTTGCTGAATTTATCTTCCTAAGTAAACTAAAAGCACACTAATATCTGAAGGATTCACGCCACTTACTCTAGCCGCCTGAGCTATCGTTACTGGTCGAATAGCATTCAGTTTTTCTCGTGCTTCATAAGACAAAGATTTAAGATTCGAGTAATCAAAATTAGCAGGTATCTTTACATTTTCAAGACGCAATAACTTGTCTGCATTGTTCTTTTCTTTTGCTATATAACCGGAATATTTAACTTGAATTTCCGTCTGTTCTAGCACTTCCCTATCCAGATTATTCTCTTCTACGAAACCAGAAACCGCCTCTAATTGAAGCATGTGATTCATGGTTACTTTTGGCCTAGAAAAGACTTTGAACATCTTATCAGATTGTTTAACTAAAGCAGAATCAACGCTATCCAAAATTGGATTTACCTCTTCCGGCTTAACACTAGTCTCTCTAAAAAAGTTAACGAAAGAATCAGACTTTAACTCCTTCTCCTCCATTCTAATTAAGCGTTCTTTTTTAGCTAAACCTATTTCATAACCTTTAGGCGTAAGTCTTAAATCCGCGTTATCCTGACGTAACAAAGTTCTATATTCTGCCCTAGAAGTAAACATGCGATAAGGCTCTTCCGTGCCCTTCGTAATCAAATCATCTATAAGAACACCTATGTACGCTTCATCTCTTTTTAATATAAAATCCTCTTTCTCATTAACCTTAAGATGGGCATTTATACCCGCCATTAAACCTTGTGAAGCTGCTTCCTCATAACCTGTAGTTCCATTAATCTGACCAGCGAAATACAAATTTTCAACCAGCTTAGTTTCTAGCGTATGCTTCAACTGTGTAGGCGGAAAATAATCATATTCTATTGCATAACCAGGTCTAAAAAACTTAACCTTTTCAAACCCCTTTACAGTACGCAAAGCTTTAAATTGAACATCCTCTGGCAAAGAAGTAGAAAAGCCATTTACATAAACTTCTACCGTATCCCAACCTTCTGGTTCAACAAAAATCTGGTGACTATTCTTATCAGCAAAACGATTAATTTTGTCTTCTATAGAAGGACAATAACGTGGTCCAACACTTTTTATTCTACCGTTGAACATAGGTGAACGATCGAATCCTTCACGCAATACATCGTGAACTAATTCACTTGTGTGCGTCAAAAAACAGTCCCGCTGTGTAGTTAAAACTGGCGTCTTTAAATAAGAGAATTTTTCAGGAATAGCATCCCCAGGCTGAGGAGTCATAACAGAATAATCCAAAGAACGCCCATCAACTCTTGGCGGCGTTCCGGTTTTCATACGACCACTTTCAAACCCTAATTGTAATAATTGCTCTGTGATTCCGGTCGCAGCTTTCTCTCCTGCTCTACCTCCACCAAACTGTTTTTCTCCAATATGAATGAGTCCATTTAGAAAAGTACCATTCGTTAGGATAACAGATTTAGCTCTAATATCTATACCAAGAGAACTCTTTACACCTACTGCTTTTCCATTCTCAATTAGCAAACCGCTAACCATTTCTTGATAGAAATCTACACCTGGTATATTCTCTAAAGCCAAACGCCACTCTTCAGCAAACCGCATACGATCACTCTGAGCACGTGGACTCCACATTGCAGGTCCTTTTGATTTGTTCAACATTTTAAATTGAATAGCAGACTTATCCGTGATAATTCCACTCATTCCACCCAATGCATCTATCTCACGAACTATCTGTCCTTTAGCAATTCCTCCCATAGCGGGATTACAGGACATCTGACCGATGGTCTGTAAATTCATGGTAACCAAAAGGGTTTTTGAACCCATATTTCCAGCTGCAGCTGCAGCCTCTGCTCCCGCATGACCACCACCAACAACTATAACATCATACTCCTCTCCAAACATCTCTTCTCCTATATAAAATGTGACTACTCTCTAAACTATAAATACTAAACTAAGTAAAAAGCAAATGGTATATTCTATTGTTCCACGTGGAACA includes:
- a CDS encoding class I SAM-dependent methyltransferase, which encodes MKPFLKIKDFSISGENFELLLDEELEMLVTKPQPKNLHKYYESDAYISHTDASKSLLDKMYQAVKKFSLAQKVALINKYANKNKTLLDFGAGTGDFLLEAKNREWSVQGIEPSEDARARSLQKKMELLSNIEELPNSKFQVITLWHVLEHLPNLDKQIINILNRLEDDGTLIIAVPNFKSYDAKHYKEFWAAYDVPRHLWHFSKDAIKRVFAKHDMELVKTKPMWFDAFYVSILSEKYKTGKQNFIKAFFVGLWSNSVAVFNGQPSSVIYILKKQS
- the mnmG gene encoding tRNA uridine-5-carboxymethylaminomethyl(34) synthesis enzyme MnmG codes for the protein MFGEEYDVIVVGGGHAGAEAAAAAGNMGSKTLLVTMNLQTIGQMSCNPAMGGIAKGQIVREIDALGGMSGIITDKSAIQFKMLNKSKGPAMWSPRAQSDRMRFAEEWRLALENIPGVDFYQEMVSGLLIENGKAVGVKSSLGIDIRAKSVILTNGTFLNGLIHIGEKQFGGGRAGEKAATGITEQLLQLGFESGRMKTGTPPRVDGRSLDYSVMTPQPGDAIPEKFSYLKTPVLTTQRDCFLTHTSELVHDVLREGFDRSPMFNGRIKSVGPRYCPSIEDKINRFADKNSHQIFVEPEGWDTVEVYVNGFSTSLPEDVQFKALRTVKGFEKVKFFRPGYAIEYDYFPPTQLKHTLETKLVENLYFAGQINGTTGYEEAASQGLMAGINAHLKVNEKEDFILKRDEAYIGVLIDDLITKGTEEPYRMFTSRAEYRTLLRQDNADLRLTPKGYEIGLAKKERLIRMEEKELKSDSFVNFFRETSVKPEEVNPILDSVDSALVKQSDKMFKVFSRPKVTMNHMLQLEAVSGFVEENNLDREVLEQTEIQVKYSGYIAKEKNNADKLLRLENVKIPANFDYSNLKSLSYEAREKLNAIRPVTIAQAARVSGVNPSDISVLLVYLGR